A segment of the Solanum lycopersicum chromosome 9, SLM_r2.1 genome:
cctcTTCTCCCGACAACTCAACCAATTTCTCTTCAGGTATTCGAaaatttgataccttgaagGTTCGTGCACTTCTGACTGCAGCAGCAGAGCGTGCACTTGCCTTCAAGGCATCTACCATTAATTTTTGTGCAGCAGACCTTGTATTAGGTCGTCTCCTAGGAGCCTTCTCCACGaccttttcctttccttttcgacTCTTAACCTTCCATTTTAATGGTTCTTCCTCACTTACAGATTCagatgaagaggaagaagagtacCGCCCTAAGTCGGGGGTTTTATCGAAAATGGGTTGAGAAGGCCTTACCTCTTCTCTCTCCAGGGCATCAATGTGTTCTGCTCTCGCATCATTGTTAGACTTTCAATCACGAGTTCCTCACTTGCTGCAAGTATATTAGACTCGAAAGACCTATGTTTTGGTAGATCTCCTTCAAACATGTTGTTAGGCAACATGTCTTCAAATGGACCAAGTCCAGTGGGCACTGCAGAAGTGTTTGGATCTATGGAGAAGAAAGGGTTATCGGGAGTATTCTGTGGAGGACTGGGTGGGGGAGGAAGTCTGGCTTGAGCAGTTGTTGGAGAATAGAATGCAAGGGGCTCAATTTCTCTAAGGGCATCCAACATTTTcttagaagaagatgaagaggaagacATGTTTGTGATACTGGAAGGTTCCGTTGAAAAgcaaaaagaggaagaagaagacagATTTTGCCTTTGAATTTGATAGGCCTTTTGATAAAAGGAGAGAGATAAAGTTATGAGACGGATGAGAGTTCCAAAAAGAACAAGGCCTTTTTAAAAGAAGTGAAAGGGTGCCAGGTCCTTGATTAGATGCGTTGTTTGAGGGAGAAACGATTGGACTGACCGGTCAGAGTAACCGATGACTGACACGTGGCATTTTCAACGGtcaaatttttagtttaaatttaatgtaaaaatgCTAACCTGGACAGGTACCAGGTACCATGATAGAGTTTAACTTCATTCCTTAATTGTTCTAGTCTCTTATTTTGCTGAGCAGGTCCCCACTGAGAGTATACCTATTTAAAGATACAAAAAGAGATCTTGttcagatatttaaaaattcacacaaaggatacctgcattgcaattttagccatcaaGGGAGTTCCACTGTTGGAGGCTAAAAGCATCACTTGGAGATCAACATCCCCAACTTTAACCGATTCCTCTAAAATTGATCCTTGCTGAGAGCCTTGGTGAAAATGTCTGCAATCTGTTCCTCCGTTGGACAATATGTGAGcacaatatttcccttctcaacattatctctcaaaaaatgatgtctaacatcaatgtgctttgttctcttatgaTGGACTGGGTTCTTTCCCATACTAACAGCACTAGTATTGTCACACATAAGAGGAATTGCTTTGATGTGAATTCCAAAATCTTCTATGTGTTGCCTGATCCACAACAACTGAGAACAACAGGCTGCAGCCGCTACATATTCAGCTTCAGCAGTTGAAAGAGCCACAGAGTTCTGCTTCTTGGTACCCCAAGAGATaagtgatgatccaaggaaatgagccattccagaggtgctcttcctgtcaacttgataaccttcaaaatcagcatctgcaaaaccaactagatcaaaagtatcacctgcaggataaaagagaaccaggtcccctgttttcttcaagtatctaAGAATACGTTTTACAGCCTTCAGGTGAgaatcacgaggacatgcttgaaacctggcacacattccaacactatacaCAATATCAGGCCTGCTAGCAGTCAGATATAACAAGGAGCCAATGATTCCTCTGTACGTTGTCTGATTCACAAGGGGATCAGATTCTTCTACTATcatcttggaatttgttcccataggagtatcaataggtttagaatcaaacatattgaatttcttcagcagctcTTTGATATACTTCTCCTGGCATATTGAAAtcccatttgatgattgcttgatttgcagCTCCAGGAAGAATGTCAACtcacccatcatactcatttcaaACTCCCTTCCCATCAGTGATAAGAATTCTTCACAGAGATGTTCTGAAGTAGCtcaaaaaattatgtcatccacatagacttgaatgataagcaattcttgttctctttttaataagaataaggtattgtctatcttgcctcttttgaaaccattcttcagcagaaactttgacaacctttcataccatgctcttggaGCTTGTTCAGACCATATAGTGCCTTATTCAATGTGAACACATGATTTGGTAGCTCTGAATCTTCAAAACCAGGAGGTTGCTTGACATATACCTCCTCTTTgagatctccattcagaaatgcactcttcacatccatttgatataGCTTGAACCCCATAAAAGCAGCAAAAGCTATTAAGATTCTAATAGCTTCCATTCTGGAAACaggtgcaaaagtctcatcatagtcaattccttcttcttgattgtatccttgcaccaccagcctggatttatttctagtaatcacTCCGTTTTCATCAAGTTTGTTTCTGAATACCTACCTAGTTCCTATCATTGTTCTGCCTTCAGGTCAaggaaccaggtaccataccttacttctttcaaactgatggagttcttcttgcatagaaTTGATCCAGTCTGCATCACCTAATGCTTCTTTAACATTCTTAGTCTCAATGgatgatatgaatgctgagaacgcaactagatttcttgtttttgatctagtttGAATTCCAAAATTCAAGTGAGAAATGagattatcaagaggatgtgatgaactatgcttCCATCCTGACTTTGCAGCAGACTGATTTGGCAGATCAGCATAATCTTCTTCGTCAAGAGTGACATCATCTTATGGGGAGTCTGATGTATTCTGGCTGAAGTTTTGAGTAGTACCAGGTACCATGTCATCCTGTTCAACCTCAGCATCCTCTTCAGGTAGACTGTGATTCtgattatcattatcatttttCAGTTGTTGATCTGCATCAGCTTCAACTCCTTCAATCTTCTTGGATTTGAGCATTTTCagcacatcatcatcatcatttggtccatcattcttcaagctttcattttcatcaaaaaaacatgaatgctttcttcaatgcattgtgttcgtttgttgaatattctgtAGGCTTTGctggatgaagaatatccaacaaatactccttcatcacttctgggatcaaattttcccaCATCATCCTTCCCATTATTTAGCACAAAACATCTGCATCCAAATGCTCTAAGATAGCTCAGCATTAGCTTCCTATTGTTGAGCAGTTCATATGGAGTCTTATTCAGCACAGCTCTTATTAGACACCTATTGGTAACATGACATGCTGTGTTAACAGCTTCAACCCAGAAACTTTGAGGAAGATCtgattcaataatcatagttctggtaatgttcaccaaggttctgttccttctttccactactccattttgttgaggagttttTGGAGCAGAGAAATTGTGGCTTGTACCATTTTCCATACAGTATCTATCCAGTATTGAGTTTTCAAACTCTGTCCCATGATCAGATCGAATGCTGCAAACAACTTGATTCAATttagtttgaatcattttgaagaatacCACCAGCTCATCAGCTGTATCTGCCTTTGATCTCAGGAATCTCGTCCAGGTATATCTTGAATAGTCATCAACAATTACCAAAATGTACATCTTACCATTTCTGCTTTGAACCTTCAAGGGTCCACAAAGGTCCATATTAAGCAGCTTTAAGGTTCTTGATGATGTTACCTGATTCTTGGGCTTAAATGATGATCTGATTTGCTTTCCTTTAACACAagcttcacatattttattttcagcaaacttcaTTTTGGGCAAACCTCGGACCAGGTCCTTAGAAATCAGCTTGTTCAATAAAGATGAACTCAAATGTCCCAGCCTACGATGCCAGAGATcagcattttcattttgagcaCTAAGACATGTTAAGTCATCTCCATGAGAGATTTCCAAGTTtgccacatacatatttttacttctgtgtGCAGTGAGAATTACTTTGTTTGTAGTTAAACTCACCACAGTGCATTTCTCAGAAGTAAACTTGACCTCATTTCCTTTATCACAGATTTGTGACACACTTAGCAAGCTGTACTTCAACCCATCCACatggtaaacattgtcaattgaatcttcaagagatcttcctactttgccaactcccaaaatgtaccccttcttgccatcaccaaatgagacacctcctccttggagggtcttgagtgagaggaagttctttacatcaccagtcatatgtttagagcaaccactatccatataccaacattgactgctgctcctctcactcacctgcaccaaaaatcacttgttaagcttgggaacccatttcagcTTGAGTTCCCAGTAGGTAGACAAAGGAGTTTCAGCTTGAGTTCCCAGTAGACAGACAAAGGAGTGATCAGATTGTACTTGGTCCAATATGGTAGATTTTGAAGCTTTCTAACAAAAGACATAGGAGCAGGaacaaattttttctttgaaaatctgtgAGTTGAGACAGGCTCTGTAGTACCAGGTCTCTCTTTTGGTACATTTTGTCTTTCAGCATAATTAGAGTACCTTTCACACGAGTTTCTCCAGCTAACACACTCATTCTTCAAATGTCCATTCTTACCACAATGAAGACACAACAGATTGTcagacacaaacacatacttactgtgaggattataaggaggacttatgttcagacttcctagtcctttcttattgaaattactctgatttgtCGCATTTGATAGCAACTTTGAGGATTTGGTccacttaagagatttttcaagttcttgCTTAAGTTTCACAATATCCTATTCtaatttgttactcttttcaaTTGACAGACTAAGATTTGTCtcagagtttttcaatttttcttgaatttcagctTGCAGACTCTTTGACTTTCCATTCagcttttcagcttcttcagtaaTCTGATACAACTGGTTCTTAAGGTCAGAGTTATTTGACTCTAGAGACACCATTCTTGACATAGTCTCTTCAATTGACCTTTGTTTTTagttaaaatttcaagttcaacaTTTATGGTATCTCTTTCAGATGTTaactctatcacaaaatctagcatgacttttgccaaagttctcaattttttaagagaatatttatccaagtcatttttcatgtcaagaagagttacctgattgtcctcttcttcattttctgtgtgtgccatgagagcaaacatttcattgaagacaGTTTCCTCCTCATGCACAGCAACCATAGATACAACTTTTGGCTCATCAGgatcttctgaatcacttgaagAATCCCCCCAAGCAGCAAGAGCCCTTTTGACAACCATATCAGCAACAACTTTACGATCTCTGTTACcaagtaccaggtcccttctatTTTCTTTGTCACTCCTGTGTTTTTGATGTTccttgttttcattcttgagCAAAGGACACTCTCTGATGAAGTGCCAAGattttccacacttgtagcaaGTATCACCTTGAGCAGCATTTCGAGTcccatttgttcctcttttataaattttgtttttcctcacaattttttgaaatatactaatgagatatgccatatcatcatcatcacttgaATCTTCATCTGATTTATACTTTAGCATCAATGATTTGTCCTTCTTGGCTTCCTTCTTTGACAAGTCATAGTttcgattcatctcatgtgtTTTCAGATTACCAATCAAAGCATCCATAGTCAGCACCTTCAAGTCCTTGGCTTCTGTAATGGCATCAACTTTGCTCTCCCAAGACTTTGGAAGAATTTGAAGCACTTTCCTGACTTGTTTGTtcatgcttataggttcaccCAGACTTCGCAGTTCATTTGTAATGGAAGAAAACTTGGTGAACATGTCATGtattgtttctccttccttcattttaaAGTTCTCATATCGTGAGGTAAGCATGTCAATCTTAGATacttgttcagttccttcatgtGCAGTCTTCAAGCAGTCCCAAATTTCCTTAGCAGACTCACAGGCTGACACTCTGTTGTACTTATCAGGTCCTATCCCACAGACCagaagagttttagctttgaaacctttttcaatctttttcttgtCAGCTTCGTCATATTTCTGCCTAGGCTTTGGAACAATAATGGTATTCTCTCCGTCCTTTTCTTCCATCATCGGAACAAATAGTCCATCTAGTACAATATCCCATAACTCGCTGTCTTCAGCCATGAGGTAGTcatgcattctaactttccaccaactgtaaaaatgtccattgaaacgaggaggtCTGTGTGACGACTGACCTTCTTCCAGGTTAAGTGGAGCTGCCATTCTAGAGCAAATGTCActtccttggtgttaaccaaatagattgtgcctgctctgataccacttgaaaGAAAATGAGCCTTCACTTAACatgtaatggaccaggtcccttactactCTCCAGAAAattaccagaaagttaaatgcagtaaaatcaacacaatgattttacgtggaaacctccttgcttaagggagtaaaaccacgaccagtctcacaggattttcaatcgttttcactaatcttcaaaagcaaaagtaaaacacgattacaccaaacgtaagaaagagttatcaatcttacagTTAAGTAATAGCcctctattgcttaacaagcctaagtagaaaacaatctacccactaagctatcccacctggacaacctaaacttttaacacaacacaccaaatcctttatagattcaggaatggtttaagaacaagagaatgtattcctaaacaactaaaCGAAAAGCTCCAGATATTGCTattgttcttggaataattctgcctttgctttgtGTTAGcttttgcaagagttcttgaaatgtttttatcaagttgcaaaaactaagaaaaaatgtttaggaaagtgacttttaTATGAGCAAGTCACTTTCCCaaacttctttgccattggctggaagagtcacactttctgacgccatcgggaagtgtgcacctatttttgtaccgtctccagctggcaaTCAACTGGCTCCtcatcatgagagcctggtacctctactaggtccctgagtttgtttcatctgcaatactCAAGCAAGAACCCTGCAACATAAGATTAAGAAACTGGCACCAATACAAGGTCCCCaggtttgtcaaatcatcaaaactacaagtAACATTTCTTAAAGCGATAATCAAACCAGTAAGAATTCATTATCCTGCTCATCACATAATCTAGCTAAGGAATTTGTTTCCTCTCCAAATAGTAtgaaattcttcaaatattCAAGTGAGTTCGTGAAGACGAACATAATCTTTAAAGCACTCAAATAAGAGTATTTCATGGTTAATCATACAGAAAAACAACTATTTGAGTGAAATAACAGGTACATTTATACATGTTTGAGTAATCATGTCACGACacaaaatgagtcgtgagtggcacccacacttaccttcTTAGGTGGGctaaccaacacatctaaaaccccaacatataccaatagttcaactataaataatataaataatgcggaagctccaaaagatactaagcaacaaatttaaataagtttctaaagtttaatacttatcatccccaaaatctggaagtcatcacatcaagaacatctatcctcaaattaccaagtctaagagtatttacgaaaaccaaaataagcaaaaagatggtccatgtccgaaattcaaagacatcaagacgtgaatgagagaatccagcatgACCTAGAAatagtagctcaccctgaattctgatgtGCTGGGGATTGACTAGACCTTAGGGCAagttgaagtcgatggtacacttgctgcactacacaaaagaacaaagaagaaaatacaagtaggggtcagtacaaggaacacgtactgagtaggtatcatcggccaactcaaaatagaaaccaatatacattgaataataatataaaattaactacaatacttaacaggtggcaacaacaaacacatgaaccatatACAACAACACCATAGTAGGTGCAACATCaatcacaacaccaagcacacctatgaggacacatgcctccacaccatactttatttgggaaataggttctttgagtttgagtatattaagttaattcaagattcctttccGTTAAtgttatcgtgtcggaacgtgacactctgatcccatattccgtgtcggaacgtgacactccgatccaattatctcattattttatttcagcaagccttctttattcaaggcgtcattttaatagagagggttcaaaatTAGGAATTCAACACTCTCATAATTTAaagccaaccacaaaccacacaatcaaaacatacaacaaCACAATCAAATACATAGGAGACtctacaatatcactcaatacatatcaatcgctatttagagtttatctatcaaatagaaataaaccatagccttcctccaccgaagaatcaaagtcaagcaactacttctccaatgcctttcctttccttattgcctccgaaCCCTTCCAATCTGTGATCTTGGTAACAAGCTGGTCGGCGGCGCTACGAACAAGAAGAAGAGGGCATGCTGCCTctctttaatattaaataataatagcaaCCCTTATtctttaactaattaattaattttcattattaattatataaatgggTATAAATTATATGGGGATAAATTATGggttactaaatattaaattctactaattttaatgttatattctttaaccaccaactaaataatttattaaaaataccccattatttctataattgtagttatgaatagtccaaaacacccatttaaatctATCGGAAaagtattttatcaaataaaaagctCTAGTACTCAAAACAACCAAAagagtcgttacaatagataccaatttacctatcgttcgtcctcgaacgataaAAAAGAAAGGCGAGGGCGAggaagagtacctgaatctgtaaagagatgtggatatctttcttgcatatcaacctcactctcccaagtggactcttcaactgtcCGGTTCTTCCACTGAatcttgatagatgcaatctcttttgatctcaacttgtggACCTCCATCTCTAGAATAGCAACacgctcctcctcataagacagattctcatcaagaagaactgaatcccaacgaataatgtagtttccatcaccatggcattttttcagcatagacacatgaaataccgggtgcactcctgacagtcctggaggcaaggctaattcataggacacctcccccacgcgcttaagtacttcaaatggtccgatattcctcggactaagcttacctcgcttaccaaaccgcatcacacctttcatgggtgaaaccttcagcaagacttgctcaccctccataaaatccaagtctctaacctttcgatatgcatattccttctgcctactctgagctgctaaaagcttttcttgaataaatttcagtttctctaatgattccctcagaagatcagtaccccaaggtctaacctcaaatgcatcaaaccaaccaatgggggacctacatctcctcccatacaatgccttaaatggggccatatcaatactcgaatgatagctattgttgtacgaaaaatctgctaagggtaagaatttGTCCCAATGACCACCgaattctatc
Coding sequences within it:
- the LOC138338526 gene encoding uncharacterized protein: MAAPLNLEEGQSSHRPPRFNGHFYSWWKVRMHDYLMAEDSELWDIVLDGLFVPMMEEKDGENTIIVPKPRQKYDEADKKKIEKGFKAKTLLVCGIGPDKYNRVSACESAKEIWDCLKTAHEGTEQVSKIDMLTSRYENFKMKEGETIHDMFTKFSSITNELRSLGEPISMNKQVRKVLQILPKSWESKVDAITEAKDLKVLTMDALIGNLKTHEMNRNYDLSKKEAKKDKSLMLKYKSDEDSSDDDDMAYLISIFQKIVRKNKIYKRGTNGTRNAAQGDTCYKCGKSWHFIRECPLLKNENKEHQKHRSDKENRRDLVLGNRDRKVVADMVVKRALAAWGDSSSDSEDPDEPKVVSMVAVHEEETVFNEMFALMAHTENEEEDNQNGHLKNECVSWRNSCERYSNYAERQNVPKERPGTTEPVSTHRFSKKKFVPAPMSFVRKLQNLPYWTKYNLITPLSVYWELKLKLLCLPTGNSS